The Apium graveolens cultivar Ventura chromosome 3, ASM990537v1, whole genome shotgun sequence sequence CAGATAATTATTATTGTGTTGGTTGTTTTATATTGACAATTTGTCGTtgaaattattcaaaaaatatcTTGTTTTAGCCCCACAGCATGTAACTTGATACATGTATGATTGAGCTCCATTATAATTGAAATTTTGAACATTATAGTGCAAGTGAGAAAAAGAAGATGGGCTCATTTTGATGGGCCAGATAAGCTGGATTCACTTTCTTGGGCTTGGAATGTTGGACCATTGCTAGTTAAGGCGGTGATGTTCAATCATTAAAGCATTTCTAACTGAAGTACATTTGTATGTTTCATAAACGAAAACATTGTGAATATTACTCCATCCTAACAAATTACCAGAATACTACTGTATACAAGTTACTACTACATTATATGAGATCCCCTGATATATaacaaaatttaaaaaaacaACATAAAAAGGCAAGCAATGATTACTCTTTATAGAGTACAGATATATTGTAAACAGTGCAAAATCAAGCGGTGGAGGTCAGAAATAACAAAATATTCCTTGTACTTCCTTCGTCACAGTGGCGCGGTGGTTTGCTGCTTTAGGGGAAAACTATTCACACTACTACCTGTATAAATCACATTTCATGTTCGTATAACATTAATAATTTAGCCTATTCGGTCCGATTTTGATCATGCATAATCTTCCTTCTTTAAACAACTACAAATAATTTAAGCATATAACATTATGTTAGAATactaatataaaatcatataaaggATATTACTCTAATATTCTTGGGATAACTGATTTGTGATATCAGAACTAAGACCGACAAGAGATTGATGTTCGACTCCCTTCCGTTCCCAATATTCTCACAATTTATTATGAACACCAAACACAAAGTTATGGCAAAAAATAAGTGTTCGTACTCCACTTTTCAACATATATGAGTTTTTGAGTAAGAAGTAGTGCTAGAATATTGATATAAGATATTGAAAGAGACTTTTTTCTGACATACTCGAAATTAAATAGTGATTAGTTTGTTAACATATTACAGCAACAGTTGGCAGGGTCGTGGGACTCCTCGCTCTGATCCGTAATTTTGCCCAATCCGATactaataaaaatataaatttgttGATGTTATACATATTTATGCTTTAATTAGGGCGGATTCATGGTCCGAGTCGAGGGGGTCCAAAATTTAAAAACGGTTTGCATGTGTTGATCTGTTACTTAATATCTATCTTACTAACAATCTTCGTCGAGACAAGCATAAACTGACACGAACACCTGGGTAAAAAAACAAAGATAAAGACGTATTTAGTTAAAAAGGAAGAAGAAACGAAGATTGTAAACACTTTTGTTAATAAACCGTATAAACATATGCAATTAAATAAGAGAACACCAATTCTGATTAAAATGTCGTTAGTTGTCAATGGTTAGCTGATTCTGTTTCTGTTATGTGTTGATTAGATTTAAAAAAAAGGGTAATGACTTGGGGCACGGCTGCTGTTCAAGTCAGTTCATTATCAAAGACATGTCAACATCACCTTCAACTTCTTCTCTTTGTACGCATCCTTCTCACATCTCAAATATACATGTATATGCGTATCTTCAATCTCATGCATGTTTTAAGTTTTATTCACACTCTGTCCACTACATTCAAGAAGTTCTCTGGAAACTAATATATACATAGTTTCAATACATACATATAGTCTAATTCTTGTTCAACCTCTTTGTCAATTTACTATAAATACCATCACCACTTTTTCTCACTTCTCAATATTTTATCTTCCCATCTTGCTCTTTCTTAGTGTTCTAGAATCTCTTTGCTTATATCTTCTTTTCAaatactttttttaaaaaaaatcagttcTTTTTTTTTTGTAGCTAAAATCTTTGTTTTTGATTAAATAAAGAAGGCTTTAGTGAATAAATTGTTGTGTTTTGGTGGCATGCCTTGAGTAAGAAATGGGAATGATTTAAAGTGGTTTGTAATTTTTGAGTTGTTTGGTATATAGTTGAGAGATATAGTAGTAAATTTCGAATTCTGCTGTATAAATTTTTTTATGATGGAAGGGGCTCATGGTTCGAGTTCTCCCGCGCCTTTTCTTACCAAGACATATGAAATGATTGAAGACCCGGTGACTGACTCCATTGTTTCTTGGAGTCACACCGGGCGTAGCTTTGTTGTCTGGAATCCTCCAGAGTTTGCCAAGGATTTGCTTCCAACATACTTCAAGCACAATAACTTCTCCAGCTTTGTCAGGCAGCTTAATACATATGTAAGCACATTAATCTCTGATGCTTTTGTTTAAATCATAATCTTTTGTCTCTCTATCTATGTGCTATAAGCTCTGCACTTCAAGTGTGACAGTGTTTACAATTGTATGAGAATTTAATTTTGGTCATTAAGGtattgattttttgatttttacTACCAGGGTTTTAGAAAGATTGATCCTGATCAGTGGGAGTTCGCAAATGAGGAATTTATAAGAGGTCAGAAACATCTTTTACCTAGAATTCACCGTCGCAAGCCAATTCATAGCCATTCTGCACATCAAGGTACATTAACTGATTCGGAAAGACAGGAACTTGAAGATGAAATTGCCAAGCTCAAACATGAAAAGAGTTTGCTTCAGTTAGAGTTACAAAAGCATAAGCAGGATAGTCAAGGATTTGAAATTGAAGTATATTCGCTAGGGGAGCGTTTGAAGAACATTGAAAATCGACAGAGAAATACTATTACATTCCTGGCTCAAATACTCCAGAAACATGGTACTGCACCTGCTTTCGGGCCACAATATCAATTTGGTAACAAGAAGAGAAGGTTGGCAGTGTCCACTTACTTATACGATGAAGCCAATAAAAACCAATATTCGACTTTTGAGGAAGAAAATCAGGGTACTATGTCCATATCAATGTTAAGTTCAGAGCTAATAGAGAAGTTAGACTCATCCTTAAGGTTTTGGGAGAATTTTTTACACGGGGTTGGTCAATCTTCGGGAGTTGACATGTATGATTACAGTACAATGCAGCCATCGCCATTAGTTATAACAGAAATGGATGCATCATCTGGTGATTCTGATATGAATGTCCAACAACGCTCCCCAAACTTCCATCCATCGTCCCCTCACTCGAGGGATATTCGTTCACCCCTCGAGTTAGCTGCTGCTGCTTCTGATCATGCAGATAGTCCTGCCATCTCATCTATCTATATCGACTTAGAATCAAGGCCAAGATCACCGGGGATAGATGTAAATGCAAGGCCTGCAAATGTTCTTGACATTGATGTTCTAAACGAACCAGTTGAAGAGACAACTCAAGCACTACCAACAGGGGTTAACGATGTGTTTTGGGAACAATTTCTGACTGATCAGACTCCAAATTCCTCTACCATTCAAGAAGCCGAGCTAGAGAAATCAGACACGGATGGAAGAACAAGTGATACCACAATGGAAGGGCATCAAAGATTTTGGTGGACTAATTTGAATAATGTGCATAACCTTACGGAACAGATGGGGCACCTCACTCCAGCTGAAAGAACTTAATGTTGCTGCTTGAATACTTTGTCCAACATCCGACTATGATAGCTAGTTATATGTTGTACAAAAATAATCCTTAGTTATGTCGTTCTTGATCGTGGTTCATATATGTTTGACCTAGCTAGTTGAGCTCAGTATTTCCTATTTCGTATGATTTTGATTTTGAACTAATAAATTATTTGATTCCTTAATTTTGATCTCCTTACTGCACCATTTCGAGAACTCATGCAGTCTTGCTACTCCTGCTGGTTGAAGTACAATCTTGGACACTCATCTTTACTCTGTTATCAAAGAAAACAGTTATGTATGTTATTCCGTTGTTTAGTACACTGGTGAGTTTTATTATATTGTCATATTTCGAATCTTTTGATAGAGATACTATGATGTGTATTGGTAATTTAGTCAAATTAGTTGTGTTGTGGAGTTTTTTGTTATACTTTTGCAACTTCACTTCTGATGAGGACTACTACAAATTGTGTTGTTTATACTAAGGACCTCTTGTCAAGCTTTAAGTTTACTCGGTTCACTTCATTGTAGACTAAACTGATTCAAAATCTACCTACAGTATATTTTCGTATAGAAATAATATAGCTGATTATAACCAGATAATTTGTCGATGACCCAAAATTGAGGCTTCTTCCTTCCTCTCATTCATTGGAAATTCGGTAAAGGTCCTGGATTCGATGTAAAATTTCAGTTTTTTTTTGCGATTTAGAAAATAGGGtgtattgaaaaatattttacaGAAATGAAAAAGGCCAACTAAAAGCCTCCTCTTTAATATGTACAACACAATTATGTAAAATTGCAAATTAATATGATACGACAACTGAACTTAATTTTGACGATCAATAACttaatatgatttaaaatgaTGGACTTAATTTGGACAATAAAGTTAAATATATCTCTGTCCGTATCCATAATTGTAAGCAAGGGAGTGTAACTGCGGTAACTTTCTCTCAGTCGGCTAGGTAACCAGAGACATGTTTAAGTAGGGGCTTACTCCACATGAAAAAACATACAAGTCAACGAGAGATACGCTACGTGTGCGAGTACCATGTTTTGAATATTTAATCTTTAGTTCACACAAATAATTTCATCATCCGGTTTTGAAAAAAAGCAACAAACGAACTAGAAAAACGAAAAACATATTAAAGTAACAGGCAAACAGCTAATGGGGATTCTAGAAGAGGGAGTTGTGAATAGCATGTGGTGTGACTGTGAGAGTAGAAGATGATGAGGGCACTCATTGTCATTATACAACTTTATTAATATTGTCTATTTGTTTTCTCTATCTTTACTTTATTCATTTCTTTTTCttaagttttgacttgtatacAGATTTCAGTTTTACAGAGGATTTGTTTTATTGGATATGCTTGTTGACTCCCTCTCAATCTTTCCATGGAGTTTTGTGGTGAGAAAGAGAATATAATATTATTGGTTTCTAACACAATGAAATATACCCTCCTTTTTGTTTTGGGATAATTCACCTTTAACAAAAAGTTAGAGTTATAGATCACTCAATCATTTTGTTAAAGGGAATGGTTATGCaactatttttttaatatataaaatagtATTATCAcctttttaattatttatcatcTGCATTACTGGTTACCTACATAAAAAGTAAATATAAAAGAATAAGAAAGCTCAAATAATTTAGAATTTTCAAGTTTACAGACAAAGCTTCTGGAAAGGGTCTCACTAAATTGGTAAAAAAGGTGTACAGTGTATGGTACTCTACTGCTATGATACAGATTACAGGGGGTGCAGTCCTATAAAAATGTAGGACTTAGGTAGGTGTCCAGGGCTAATGGTATTACCACGGTCCATATATAAATCACAAACTAAAAATAGATATATGGTGGTTAAACTTACGGGTATATATACAAACCGCTCAATTGTATTCAATTGCTCAATCGCTCACAAACGAACCGTATTTTGTGGATAATCGTGAAGCGCGGGTtgattgttgatttaaattttaaaaaccgctcattCGCGGTTTAGATGCgattttaaattcttgaaaatcgTAAAATTGTAACCGCAACCGCAACTCacaatatatatttataatgaaatatattttcaaaattatagttgatatcatataaattaataagtatacacatttatTAACTAATCATAGATTAATATTAAAACTTCGTTTATAAGATTCACAATCATTATACGATGGGTCCCCTTCCCAACCATGGTTGGTTGGGGTTTTTTTAGAGCCAACCAACCCTTACGCAATGATTCACTGCGGAAGGTCCTCAACACTTGATAAATTTATTTTCTGTAGTTAATAGTTTTTATTCAATTAAAACTCAAAAATAGGTATAACCGAGACAATTTCAAGCAATTAAGGCGATAGCGGAGGCAATTTTTAGTTCTTCTCCTTCCACAagtaaatttatattattttcaattttttatgattttttaaaatatttaaattcaaaaatttgaATTAAGTGATAAAAAAAGAAaacatataaatatttttaaaaaattccaGAAAACTTGTGGTTTTTTCAGAGCCAAACAACCCTTCCGCAATgaatgattcattgcggaaggtTATTctgcaatgattcattgcggaaggtCCTCAAAccgaatttttttattttttgtagtTAATAGTTTTTATTCGAttaaaactcaaaaatagatATAACCGAGACAATTTCAAGCGATTAAGGTGATAATAGAGACAATTTTTAGTTCTTCTCCTTCCACGAGTAAATTTAtgttattttcaattttttatgatttttaaatatttaaattcgAAAATTTGTATTAAGTGATAAAAAAGGAaacatataaatatttttaaaaaaattcagaaaaaatgtaggaaaataaaaattttgagaaaataaatattgtaattttTGGACTAAATTtatgttaattttaatttttatgattttttgaagtaatttaaatatgaaaattagaattaagtaaaaaaaaattcaaaaattccagaaaaaatGTTTTTAGAACATAAATTGTGTAATTTTTTTGgccaaaattttatattattttcaattttttataatttttttaagtaATTTATATTTGAAAATTCAAAAAAGTAGGTTGGTGAGAATGCATTTAAGTAAtgcttccgcaatgaatcattgcggaatGCGTATTTAATTTTCTAACCAACCAACGCGTCAATGACACGCGAATTATAAAAAGTTTTCTCTGCTTCCGCAATGATTAATTGCGGAAGTactgaatttttttttctttttttttaacatttttttgtgtcacaaaaaaattaataaaaaattttaaaattcattataaattttataccccttgttgattttatataaatttttgatatcattttttaaatttttttgaacataaatattatttattttaccttatattttggtaaaataagtacactaaaaaataataatttaacaaatataatattaatttagaatAATTTATCTATGATAAAAAGTCTGGTTAGAAAAGAATAATATACAATTATGTATCAAACTATTTTAACGCATCATAACCACAAATGAAGTACTTTGAGTATAAATTCTATCAttttttctaaatggagaatttTGTACATTTAAATTTGAAATGTATATATAAACTATTTTCAACGTGGATTTCTTATGTTCACATTTTtatctttaaaaaaatattttataaatttagtaaaaatatattttattaaataatacaatattattattattattatttaaaatattagtcatctaattattactattattatattattttgagAATCCTACTCGGTATGGTTATTGATACATAAACTCACGGTGTCATAAGTTTACGAATCAAAAACCTTCTCGGATAAACGTTTCTCGAAATAATCTAATAGTAATAAATATgaaatgaatattattatatttgaattataaaattattatttagtGATGCGTTTTTTACTAAATTTATGAAATACTTAATTTTATTATAgttgaattatttaataataataacataatttaaatataataaaatgatgctatatttattttattttaaaataattaaagaagGTATTagcttccgcaatgattcattgcggaagtcTACATggcttccgcaatgaatcattgcggatcCCTCGTTGGTTCCCCAGCCCCCAGAACCATCTGTGGTTGTGGAACTTCTGCCTTATACGATATATAACGAAACAAATGGAAAATATAAtcaatatataattttttttatccttttattttttcttttccGTCGCCTTCATtttttttgtatgtttttaatatccTTGCTCCACACGGGGcattagtttgtattttatttttgaatataaagttatcacgtaacttaaatttgaatttattaatattctgaatttatttttttggaaattattaattattttaaaataagtcattgaaccgcaaaccgatccgcaataaccgcaaattTGCAACCGCAATTGACGCGGTTAACCGGAACCACAAATGTGGTTGCAGAtgacaattttctaaaaccgctcttcgcggtttggttcgacttttacccAAAAATGATCTGATCAGAATCACGTACACCCCTAGTTAAACTTATAGTTTAGGAAAATGCGAGATACTAGGATTTCCAAAATATTCCTGAAATACTTATATGCATGCTTTTAAAAATTATCAATTTTTCTGATTAATTATCAATTCGATTTTAGAATCCGATTAATCGGTGcctatttttattaaattattatataaagcttaataaattaattattattctatattattaaatatatcaaATTATTATTCTAATTAATCACATATTTGTACTGAATAATGCTAATTCCGGTATTTTAGAATGCAACTTATATGTAATTAATATATTAATAGTCATAACTTTTCGTATATTTGCGTTCACAAATTAAAACGGATCAAGTGTTAGTGCCATGTTACTAGGAAAAAGTTTTGGGAGCTAGATCCCGTACGCAGAACTACTCAAAAGTTGAAGGCAGGAGAATGGTTGTTTTTATGTTGGTGGATGCATGCTACATGTTGATATATAAATTACATTCTCTCTTTTTCCCCTTTGCTTCTCTGTTCTTCTAGATTCCTGcgctgctgctgctgctgctg is a genomic window containing:
- the LOC141711793 gene encoding heat stress transcription factor A-4c-like — its product is MMEGAHGSSSPAPFLTKTYEMIEDPVTDSIVSWSHTGRSFVVWNPPEFAKDLLPTYFKHNNFSSFVRQLNTYGFRKIDPDQWEFANEEFIRGQKHLLPRIHRRKPIHSHSAHQGTLTDSERQELEDEIAKLKHEKSLLQLELQKHKQDSQGFEIEVYSLGERLKNIENRQRNTITFLAQILQKHGTAPAFGPQYQFGNKKRRLAVSTYLYDEANKNQYSTFEEENQGTMSISMLSSELIEKLDSSLRFWENFLHGVGQSSGVDMYDYSTMQPSPLVITEMDASSGDSDMNVQQRSPNFHPSSPHSRDIRSPLELAAAASDHADSPAISSIYIDLESRPRSPGIDVNARPANVLDIDVLNEPVEETTQALPTGVNDVFWEQFLTDQTPNSSTIQEAELEKSDTDGRTSDTTMEGHQRFWWTNLNNVHNLTEQMGHLTPAERT